AACTGTTGTTAGCCAAACAGCCCGTACCGCAGCATATCAATACCGTTTTTTTATCGGGCATATTATCCTCAACCATTTTCCTCACCCCCTAAGCTGCTAAAAATTTCCTTTAACATATCCGGCTTAAGGTTGCCGTAAACCCTTTCGTTTATCATCATGACGGGGGCTATGGCACAGGAGCCGAGGCAGTTAACCGTCTCCAAAGAAAATTTACCGTCCGGAGTTATTTCTCCCGGCAAAAGGGAGAGCTCCCTTTTAATTTCTTCCAAGAGATTCATGGAGCCTCTTATATGGCAGGCGGTACCGTCGCAAACCCTTATAACGTATTTCCCTTTGGGTTTCAGGCTTAATGCCCTGTAGAAAGTTGCCATGCTGTAAAGGCTGCTTAAAGGAATATCCAGGTACTCCCGGACTTCGTTTAAAGCTTTTCGCGGTAAATAGTTGTACGTCCTTTGAATATCCTGGAGAATTGCAAGAAGAAATCGTCTTTCTTTCGGATACCGCTTCAGTATGGATTCAATCATATGCTCACCTTCCTCAAAAATAAAAAGCCGTTTTACAGGCCGCCGGCGACGACCGGAAAAAGGCTTATCTCATCCTCATCTTTTAACGGAGTATTTAGATTTGAGAGGTGAACTATATTCCTGCCGTTTACAAGCACTATTACCCTGCTGCTCAAACCTTCTCCATCAAAAAATTCCTTTGAAAGTTTTTCTCCGTAGATTTCCGATAGCTTTTTTAACAGCTCCCCTACCGTCTTACAGTTTTTTACATCGATTTCCTTTGTGCCGGTATATTCCCTGTAATGGGCAAAAAATTTCACTTTCATAAGATTTCCCCTTCTAAGCATACCGCAGGCCCCTTTTCCGGGGCCCGCGGCATCCCAAACTTTTGTTATTTATTCTATGCCGAGTTCCTTTAATTTTTCTTCGGTGGGAATGCCTTCTTCATCCCATCCTCTTACTTCGTAGTATTCCCTTAACATTGTATCAAGCTCTACCACCTTGCCCTTTGCCGGGCCTACTTTTAAAGGCTCCGTTAAAAGTCTTGGCGGTAATGTATCATCATCTTTCGTAATTCCCGCATTTAAGTTAAACAATCTCTCTAAATTCCAGATCCTTTCTCCAATTTTCAAAACATCTTCATCGGTATAATCCCAACCTACGAGACCTTTCATCATAGCATTTATATCCGGAACACCTATGGCAAAGGTGGTGAAAAGACAAATATTGGAAGAATCCACAACCGCGGTCGCATCCTGAAAAGCCTTAAGCCACTTGGCTTTATCCGTAGTTACCAGCGGATCAAGTTTTACGGGGATTCCCAAAACCTCTACCGAGGTCATATAACCCCTTACGTGGCACCCACCGCGGTTTGATGTGGCGTATTCCAGGCCCATACCCTGTACTCCCCTGCCGTCATAGGCGGGCATTTCCTGCTTCTTGACCGACATGGAAAGTTGGGGGTATCCATAAAGTTCAGCCAAACGGTAAGACCCCAAAGCCAGCTTATCACCAAATCCTTCCCGTAAACCGGCCATTCTGGTCAATTCCACAAGAGCGTCGGCGCTCCCGAAGGGAGCTTCAAAGCCTATTTCTTCTTTTGAAATGATTCCTTTTTCATACATCTCCATTACGCAGGCAATGGTAGCGCCCATGGTTATCGGGTCAATCCCCAGTTCATTGCAAATAAAGTTTGCTTTGCTTACCGCCGCTAAATCCCTTACACCGCAATCCGCCCCTAAAGCCCAGGCAGCTTCGTATTCCGGTCCTTCGCCAAATCCCTTAAATTTTCCTTCCGGAATCCTGGTAACCCTGCCGCAAGCAATAGGACATCCAAAGCAGGCTTTA
This genomic window from Thermovenabulum gondwanense contains:
- the nuoE gene encoding NADH-quinone oxidoreductase subunit NuoE, whose protein sequence is MFEEGEHMIESILKRYPKERRFLLAILQDIQRTYNYLPRKALNEVREYLDIPLSSLYSMATFYRALSLKPKGKYVIRVCDGTACHIRGSMNLLEEIKRELSLLPGEITPDGKFSLETVNCLGSCAIAPVMMINERVYGNLKPDMLKEIFSSLGGEENG
- a CDS encoding ubiquitin-like small modifier protein 1, with amino-acid sequence MKVKFFAHYREYTGTKEIDVKNCKTVGELLKKLSEIYGEKLSKEFFDGEGLSSRVIVLVNGRNIVHLSNLNTPLKDEDEISLFPVVAGGL
- a CDS encoding aldehyde ferredoxin oxidoreductase family protein translates to MFGWTGKIIRVNLTEGSIKVENLKIKDAYEYLGGRGLGVKILFDEVDPKVDPLSPENKLIFMTGPLTGTLAPCSGRYEVVAKAPLTGTVGGANSGGHFGPELKFAGYDGIIFEGKADKPVYLWINDDKIELRSAKHLWGKNVFDTTDELLKETSEDARVACIGPGGEKMVLFATVMNDKHRAAGRSGMGAVMGSKNLKAVVVRGTGSIKVKDPDTFMNAVKEAYKKLKEQPVTSAGLPTYGTAILINILNQVGSLPTRNWRDGGYFEYAEEISGEALREKYLVKNKACFGCPIACGRVTRIPEGKFKGFGEGPEYEAAWALGADCGVRDLAAVSKANFICNELGIDPITMGATIACVMEMYEKGIISKEEIGFEAPFGSADALVELTRMAGLREGFGDKLALGSYRLAELYGYPQLSMSVKKQEMPAYDGRGVQGMGLEYATSNRGGCHVRGYMTSVEVLGIPVKLDPLVTTDKAKWLKAFQDATAVVDSSNICLFTTFAIGVPDINAMMKGLVGWDYTDEDVLKIGERIWNLERLFNLNAGITKDDDTLPPRLLTEPLKVGPAKGKVVELDTMLREYYEVRGWDEEGIPTEEKLKELGIE